The sequence below is a genomic window from Acidobacteriota bacterium.
CCACCACCGCCAGAGCGCAAAGCAGCAGGGCCGCCAGCAGCGTCCGACCGGGGAAGCGGCCCGGGTAGCGGGCGAAGAGGTCGCCGAGGCCACTCATGGCATGCGCTCCAGCCGCGCCCGAGTCACCGCCCAGGCGATGCGCAAACCGTCCACCAGGGCGCGGTAGTGGCTGCTGCCCCGGCCGTCGGCGCCTCCCAGCTGCACCGGTACCGAGGCGAGGCGGAAACCCCGGCGCCCGGCCCGCACCACCACCGCGCTCTCGGCGTCGAAGCGCTGCTCGGGGAAGCCAGTGGCTTCGAGGAGATGGCGGGTGTAGATGCGAAAACCGGTCTGCACGTCGTCCAGGCTGACGCCGGAGACGAAGGAGATGATCCGCGACGACAGGCCGTTGCTCACCCGCCGCAGGCCGCTCATTTCGGCGAAGAGGTGGGAGCGGCTGCCGAAGACGAGATCCGCTCCCTGCTGCC
It includes:
- a CDS encoding glycosyltransferase family 2 protein, which encodes MLSPSDQDSKDSAAGPPSAAERDPARLAALIPAYQAERWVEAVARGAAEQLPRVLVVDDGSTDGTADAARRGGAEVLSLPENRGKGAALAAGFAHLFADDHPAVLTLDADGQHLPSEIPKLIPAWQQGADLVFGSRSHLFAEMSGLRRVSNGLSSRIISFVSGVSLDDVQTGFRIYTRHLLEATGFPEQRFDAESAVVVRAGRRGFRLASVPVQLGGADGRGSSHYRALVDGLRIAWAVTRARLERMP